ATATGGCAAAGCAAGAGGTGGTAGCTATTTCCGATCAGCCTGTTCATGTTTTTGCCGGTGACCTATCCGTTGCTGAGGATAGGAACCGTATTATTTCTCAGGCACTTGAAAAATGCGGACATATAGATATTTTAGTTACCAACACCGGTGGTCCACCTGCAGGTTTGTTTGAGACGCATGATGATTCGGTATGGGAACAGGCGTTTCAGCAGTTGCTTGTGAGTGCGGTTGCGCTGATTCGCGGATTTCTACCCGGTATGAAAGAACGCAAGTGGGGTCGAATTATCACGATTACTTCGCAAGCTGTGAAGCAACCGGTGAACAATCTTATTCTGTCCAATGCAGTGCGGTCTTCAGTTGTTGGTCTAATGAAAACCCTGGCCAATGAACTGGGGCCTTATAATATCACGGTTAATAATGTCATGCCTGGTTTTACTGAGACAGAGCGCTTGTTGTCCCTGATAAAATCAACCCCCGGCTTTGCAGATGCAAAAAACGAAATACCGCTTGGACGCTTTGCCAAACCGGAGGAGTTTGCGGCAGCAGTCGCTTTTCTTGCCAGCGAAAGGGCATCCTATATTAATGGTGTGTCTTTGCCAGTGGATGGTGGTTGGGTTAAAGGGATTTAGGGATATTCTTTGCTTATTGGAAAGCTAAATTTTATACTTCCTGGTGTGTTTAAACTTTTGGATCATCCTGGTTAATTTCTTACATTTGAATTCCGTAACCAAAACAAGCAATATTTGTGAAGAAGCCAATCATTCAAGTACTATGCCTGGCAGTTGTCTTTGCGCTGGGAGGCTGTGAGAAAGGAAGCCTGTTCGGTCTTGGTGGACAGGACAGTAACCTGGATCCCATTAATCCGAACGATCATACCAACAATACAGATCAGGTTGATAGCTGTCAGTTCCGTACCCAAACGATGGGTGGCTGGGGCTCTAAGCCACATGGCAATAATCCGGGTGCCTACCTTGCTGCGAATTTTGCATTGGCCTTCCCGAATGGCCTCACTGTTGGTTGTGATTATACCCTTACCCTTACAAATTCACAGGCTGTCTCCGATTTTCTGCCACAAGGCGGACCTTCGACAGCATTGAATGCCAACTATACCGATGTAACTGACGGCCTGGGGAACCTTTGCGGTCAACTCGTTGCCGCAACCATCAGTGTCACCATGGATGACTACGATGCCAATTTTTCTCAAAGCCCTAACCGCCTTGGAGATGCTACCATTATCGGTGGTGCCCTGGATGGACTGACGGTTGACGAGGTCCTGGCCGAAGCCAATAAAATTCTGGGTGGTTGCCAAAGTGATTATACTTTATCTGATGTCCATGCTGCGTTGACCTCGATCAACGAGAATTATGTGGATGGTAAAAAGAATAACGGTGATCTGAACTGCCCCGGTGGCGGTGGTTCCGACGATCCGGACGACCCGGGTGATATTTACAGTTAATTTGTTTTGTGTGACCAATGCAATGCATAAAGCCGGCTTCGATTTGAGGCCGGCTTTTTTAATGGAAAAGGTTGGTGTCTGATTTGTTATTTCCAAAAGAGATGTGTTCGGCATTATGCGCTTTAATTGGTAACTTCGGCGACGTATTCTGTAGAACCTTATTTATTTTCAGATAGAAAAAATCATGAGCAAAGAATCCCGCATTATCTATACCAAGACCGATGAAGCGCCGGCACTGGCCACGTATTCATTTTTGCCTATTGTAAAAGCATTCGCGGTACCAGCCGGTGTGCATTTGGAAACCAGGGATATATCCCTCGCAGGACGCATTCTTGCAAATTTTCCGGACTTTCTTAAGGCCGAGCAAAAAGTTGCGGATGCGCTTACTGAACTTGGTGAATTGGCACAGACACCTGAAGCCAACATTATCAAATTGCCCAATATCAGCGCATCAATTCCCCAAATGACGGCGGCAATTAAAGAATTGCAGGATCAGGGCTATGCATTGCCTGATTACCCCGAAGAGCCAAAAGATGACCGGGAGCGGGAAATAAAATCGAGATATGATAAAATTAAAGGCAGCGCGGTCAACCCTGTCTTAAGAGAAGGTAACTCGGATCGCCGCGCACCAAAAGCCGTTAAAAATTATGTGAAGCAAAATCCCCACCGCATGGGAGCGTGGAGTGCGGATTCCAAATCACACGTGTCCAGCATGAGTGAAGGTGATTTTTTTGGAAGTGAAAAATCGGTTACCGTTTCAGCGGAAGAAAACCTAAGCATTGTGTTTGTATCGGAGGATGGACAAGAGTCCGTATTGAAAGATAAAG
This window of the Flavobacteriales bacterium genome carries:
- a CDS encoding SDR family oxidoreductase, whose product is MAKQEVVAISDQPVHVFAGDLSVAEDRNRIISQALEKCGHIDILVTNTGGPPAGLFETHDDSVWEQAFQQLLVSAVALIRGFLPGMKERKWGRIITITSQAVKQPVNNLILSNAVRSSVVGLMKTLANELGPYNITVNNVMPGFTETERLLSLIKSTPGFADAKNEIPLGRFAKPEEFAAAVAFLASERASYINGVSLPVDGGWVKGI